The Primulina eburnea isolate SZY01 chromosome 12, ASM2296580v1, whole genome shotgun sequence genome includes the window CCCTTGGTACGTATTATTTCAATAAGACGTGCCTTTCACCTAAATGCCTTCTGCCTAGGCTTTATAATATTCACATGCCTTTCGCCTCTGAAATGTTTGTACGTAAACACATGAATATTGTGCTTCCTACTCAAAAAACATGTCAAAAGAAATAAAGCATTACTTGCCGTTAGACTGGAGAGTGGCTGAGTGATTATAGCTCTATAGCCTCCATATACACAACCAAGACAGAGCAAGAGTAAACAAATAGACTCGCTGACATGATAATCATAAATAAACTGCTAACATATCCAGTCGCTAAATACGATAAAGGTCAAGCTACACCCTTATAAATGTTAAACCAGAGCTTAACAATGAAGGTTTTTAAGACAATGTAGTAAGCACTTACTTATTCACGAGCCTAGAATGTGGGGCCTTGCTGTAGTTTAATATTGCTGTCCTCAACTAAAATTCAAGATGAGTGACTGATTAGAGAATGATATCGTGGATCCGAACAAGAAAATTGCATAAAAATATGGACCTCATTTACAAGATTTGCAGCACCAGAgatatcttgcttttctttctttaGAAGTTCAAGACGAGCACTGATATTGCACCTCTGTTCCTCAGCCtacacaaaaagaaaaaaatgactGATCCATGACCGCAGTAAGAACCGCAAAAGATGTATGGAAAGTTAATAAATCATTACTAAAAACCCACAAGGCGTGCACATAGGCTCAAAGCTCATCTAGCCCTTACACCATGACACAAGCAAAGGCACAAATCTCCCATCAAGTGCCTTAACCATATATCCTGGCCTTGGtatgctttaaaagaatgtGAAGGCAATAAAATTCAagatgaaatggaagaaaatatTCATTCTTTTTTCGTTTATCATTTTTTGTATTATCGTTTAGTGATTTAGTAAACTACATAGTGGATCAATGTGATGATATTTGATCAAATTATGAGCTTCACTTCAGTAAAGAGAATGTCTCAACTTCCTTGTGCATAATTTCAAGATATCTATGATACTCAGCGTGTTTAGTGCTTCTAATTACTATGTTAAATCCATCGTATGTTGAGCAAACTCAAGGTTCTAGACAAGGTTGTAAATGGCAAGAGGCGGTGGGGGGCCGGTCGTTGACCACCTACCGCCTCGGCGGTTgaattttttaagtaattttttgtAGATAATCATAGATAATCCTGCAATATAATCACAAATTGTCAtcattttttatgtaaaatgtgcaattaaataatgtttaagcacAAAGAAGCTTcatacaatataatatcatctagaCAATGTGCAGTTAATAAAGATTCATCATCATATTAATCCTATTATGCTaacaaagtaatataatcaCTTTTACCAAAAAACTAAGTTTAAACTTCGAAGTTTCAATTAATTATCCATAATTAGAACAATTAGTAGACTAAACATAACTAAtcttacaaaataaaataaagaaaggtGTGCTcggttttgatatttaaaattagttgactttgactaaatttttaaaattgttgaccaagtttttaaaattgttgactaggttttaaaattgttgactacaATTTAAAAATCTTGATTGCCCTCCTGCTTGCCGCCTCGACCCGCCTCCCCAATGCCGTATAGCTTGGACTGCCTAAAACACCCGCCTCATGCATAGGCGATGCGGTCGAGGGATGCCTACAACTTAGGTGGTCGCCTCGACCGTCATTTAGAACACTGGTTCTAGAAACAAAAGGGGCCCTGCTTGATTTTTATTCTCCAAAAGCAATCCGCCCGATCCCCCAAAGGAAAAATATTATCatcttaattttattttctttttccaTCATATacttttttctcattttcacgTCTCCAGCACAATCATCGCTTGAAATTTGAATCTCTTTCAAAAAATTTAGTGGTATAATACTCTaagtaaaaaaataagattttaaaatttgaaatatattaatCAAACAATTTCAGACATGATTAACATCTACGGCAGTTATTCTATTCGTAAGTTAAAACGACACATCTTATTTTCTTCAATCATTTCCCAAAACTCTTCCCATCATACTCCCATAACAAAACCAAACAATCCCTCCATTATTCTTCCTAAAAGTCGTGGAAGAGTCATCACACATGCATTGTACATAAGTTGCAAGACAATAAAAAAGAACAACTATCAGGTGCAATCAACAAATCCTTttactttaaaataataaaggaGGTTTTAAACATCAAAAACTTGGCTGGCTACCTTTTTCAACATGCCCATCAAATATTGCACTTCGTTCTTCTTTGCTTCTAATAAGCTTTGTGCAGTTTCTGCAACATTACTCCTGCAATTTTGTAACCTATAACACCTCTGGAATTCATATGCTGACGCAATAAGGCAGAACCGGAAAGTTAAGATCCACATTTCCACTTAATGTCGAGACAAAGCAAGTTTGAAAATATAGCCTGTTAAAGTATAAAATTATTGATTATGGTGTTTCTCATAAGCTCGAGCTTAACATGGCATCAAAGTTATGATCTGAAAGGTAGCACAAAACATGTACATTTCCTATATTAGTCTCCCACGGCATTTGATGCCTAATGCCTGACTAGCTTGCACTGTGTTCaatttgaatattaattttgaaGACATATTTCCCGATCTCCAATTCACAAATGTCATTAACTGTCCCTTCTCCCATGAGCTTCAGCGTTTGAGAGAAACACTTTTAACATATGTGAACATCTTTCTTAATGCAAGGGAAAAGACATTTTTAGTCCACAATTTTTTTGCCTAGATCTCTATTAATTTTAGAAATAGAAAGCAATAGTTAATCATGAGCTGAGATAGTACTATTGGAACTCAGAAGCATACTTCTTAGAAATCAGAGGATCAAGACTGTGTTCATCCACCAGTTCCTCCACATTGTCAAGAACATTTCCCACCTAAAAAATGATAAGCTTAAAAGTCAGAACAAAATGAAGCATAGACAAAGCAACCCAAGCACAAAGTAAACTAAGAAAAATGATGATTGATGATCGGTTCTATCTTAGATAGAAAATGGAAGATAAAATTATAATGATCTGAGACAAGCATTCAATTCCACACTTTATAGTTTATACTAAAACAAAATGTAAGAAACAGAAAACCTAAAGAAAAGTTGAGGGcataaaaacaatataaaatacttCCATGGGGTTATACCTGTGTCTCAAGCAATATTGACTCAAATTCTTCCTGCGAGaatcaaaaaatagaaaaagTCACAACACACAAATGAATCAAATCTCCATAGTTTGTAAAACCTTTTTTGCGTTGAATTACTGCCAATAGTTTGGGAAGTGTGATGAAGCCTATTActtgcaattttcaaaattttaaggcaAAAGCACTAAGAAATAACAAATGCCAAGGGCAGCAAGTTGGAAGAACATGACACACGAAAAGAAGATGTTACAACCCCTAATGAGGACAAAACGCCAATGCAGGGAACAAAAAGTTTTAGCCATCTCCATTTGGCTTGTTGGTGTCCAATTTAGTAGTTATGTTGTCAAGAAGTTGCATGTTGGCGAGTATATAAAGCACCtatgtaaaataaaaatcattaagtCATACTGACCAATTTCTAGTTTTTGCCTCTTCCCCTTCCTAGTTTTTGCCTTTTCCCTCTCGATTTCCCTAGAGTCAAGGTTCCTCGATTTCTTGTTCTATTCTCAGTATGCACGCTCAAACATATTCACGGGGCATAACAAATTATGCTGAATACAGCATCAAGGAACTATCAAATATTTACCAAGGGAAGGGGTGTAGAATTTTGGTCTACAAGTGATGTAAAAACATGACGCACCTCAACATTGTCATGCAAAGATGCAATAACCTGAAAGGAAACAAAGACGAGACAGTTGTAACATCACACCGGGAAACACAATATTAAAACTTCATAGCGGGGTTATCAGAATTTTGTCTCAATATCACCAGGAACCCATTCACAAGTCACAACCACATTTCTAAACTAATCTCACTAAACTTCATGATATTGAATAATAATGACATTCTTAACGCAACAAGCAAGATGGTAACAGGAACATCACCATGACGAACAGGCGGTGGAGGCGCTCTCGCTCAGCCGCAGCGAAACTCGGAAAAGCTTTACTTAATTCCTTCAAAATCCAAAAAAAGTAATCGAATAACTCGAAATCAGCACAGATCCAAATCATACGCTCAATTTTCGCATTCAGTCACGAATGTCGAGAACTGACAAATCAAAAACAGGGAAAAAGGAAAACTAAAGCACCTCCTCGGAGCAGGCAGTCAACAAGTACCGGAGGCCGCGTTTAAAAGATTTCTTCAAATTGGAATGCCTGGATCCAGGGATCGATTCGGTCTTCTCCATGTTCGCTGTATTTTTCTTCTTTAAGGAACTTCGAAGAGCCCCTAGATAATAGATAGGGTGGGGAAATCGATCAGGCGGGAAAATGGGAAATGACCTGCTTTTTCCGATATATTTATATTGAATTTCTcagaaatgattttttaaaataaacttgaGTATGTTTATTAGGAGATGATctacgaatctttatttgttaaatcctaccgatatttataataaaaagtaatactatttaatggatgacccgaataaaagatctgtctcacaaaatacgacccgtgagaccgtctcacacaaatttttgcta containing:
- the LOC140807394 gene encoding uncharacterized protein isoform X1; the encoded protein is MEKTESIPGSRHSNLKKSFKRGLRYLLTACSEEELSKAFPSFAAAERERLHRLFVMVIASLHDNVEEEFESILLETQVGNVLDNVEELVDEHSLDPLISKKLQNCRSNVAETAQSLLEAKKNEVQYLMGMLKKAEEQRCNISARLELLKKEKQDISGAANLVNELRTAILNYSKAPHSRLVNK
- the LOC140807394 gene encoding uncharacterized protein isoform X2, which produces MEKTESIPGSRHSNLKKSFKRGLRYLLTACSEEELSKAFPSFAAAERERLHRLFVMVIASLHDNVEEEFESILLETQVGNVLDNVEELVDEHSLDPLISKKSNVAETAQSLLEAKKNEVQYLMGMLKKAEEQRCNISARLELLKKEKQDISGAANLVNELRTAILNYSKAPHSRLVNK